CAGCATCGGGTAATCTATTGCTATAGATTAGTTTGAGATCATCTCCATTTTTGACGCGAATAGTGGGTCCTGGATAAGAACCATTAATACCTAAAACTTCCGCAGAATATTTACCATCGAAAGACCAATGGATTTTTTGTAATGTTAAAAAGAGGGGCTGTCCCGAACGGGATTCTAGCAAGGGTGGAACAGGGAGTGCGGTCGTTCCTTCTGCACTCGCATAAGTTGATACCTGTAATAAGCACACAGCCAACCCGCTAATCAGCAATGATCGGCAACGACTGAATAACATAGATTCTCCGCTAAATAAAAAACCAGCAAGTTATTTTAATAAATCATTATAAATTAGTGATTTATACGAGTATTTTTAGGTATATGCTGGTGATACCACTATTTGGAATTCAATAATTTATCTTGCGACAAATTTGCGAGCCATCATATCGCGAAAGGACATGGAATTCTAAAAATATATGTATCAATAATTAAAATATAATAAATTTGAATGGCAATAATTACGGATGGGATTAAATAACAGAGGGAATCGTGTAGTAAAAGTCTCACAGTGAAAATGGCATAGCCAAAATAATACAGTGGGAAGTTCTGAATGAACCTCCCACTATCGATACGAATTAACTTAGTAAAATCATTGAACTTAATAAAATTATTGAGATTAGCGTTTATTCAGCTCTTCAACTTCTTTATCTAACTCTTTGATTTTAGCTTCCATCAAGCCATGACAATACTCCGCCAGCTCGCGAACCTGCTCTTTAGAGTATTTCGAGGTATCAATCGGCTCTAACATCTCAATGATCACATGGCCATTATTCCAACGGTTCAAGCTGATTTTGTTCTGTGTGGTAGACACACACACAGGAACAATTGGCACGCCAGCAGCAATCGCAGCATGGAATGCGCCCGTTTTAAATGGCAGTAAGCCACGACCACGGCTACGTGTTCCTTCAGGAAACATCCAGACTGAAATCTTACGAGATTTAATCTGCTCAGCAACTTGGGAAATGGTGTTATGCGCTTTCGAACGGTTACCACGGTCAATTAAAATATTTCCCGTGATCCAATACAAGAAACCAAAGAATGGGATCAAAACAAGGCTCTTTTTACCCACTGTAACGGTTCTTGGTTGAACACCATTCGACATAGTGACCATATCATAGTTATTTTGGTGGTTACCGATATAAATACTTGGACCGTAATCCTTAGCTTTTGCTGGAACGCGGTCAATCATTTTAATACCGAGCACACAGGACAAGCGCCCAAACAAATGGCCAAACGTCATCACATGTCTTGGATTACGAGGGCTAAATAGGCAGTAGATACTGCCGCCAACACACACAAAAATCGTAAATATGATCACAATGATAGCTCTAATTAGCGCTAGCATATTATTCCTTAACTTATGAAAAGGGCCTTAACTAAGCCCTTGAATTATTGTTATTTTTATTCTGTATCCGCAGAATCAACATCAATACGTTCAATGTTATGTAAACCACGCGGTAACGATGTTCCTTTGCGTCCACGCTCTGCACGGTATTTCTGTAAGTCTTCTGATTTAAATTTCAGTTTACGCTTACCAAAATAAAGTGTGATCGAGGCTTGCGGTGGGACCACCATTAACCAAACCAGTAAGTCTTCACCACTTGCAGCTTGCGCCCCCGTGATGTTAATAATTTTATTTCCCTTCCCTTTGGATAATTGAGGGAGGTCAGACACAGGGAATAATAACATGCGACCGGCTTTCGTGATGGCTAATAACAAATCTTCTTTTTCGTTATTTAGCTCAATCGGTGCCATTACTTTTGCATTTTCAGGTAACGACATCAACGCCTTACCGGTTTTATTCTTCGTCACCAAATCATTAAAGGTGCAAATAAAACCATAACCCGCATCAGATGCCATTAAGTATTTTTGCTCTTCCGGTGCCATCAGCACATGCTCAATAGTCGCGCCCGGTGGAAGTGTTAATCTCCCCGTTAACGGCTCGCCTTGACTACGTGCAGAAGGTAATTCCAGCGGGTCGACAGAATAGCTACGTCCCGTGGTATCAAGGAATACCGCCGCTTGATTAGACTTACCACGGGCAGCACCTTTGAAGCTATCCCCCGCTTTGAAGCTCAAATTACTTGGCTCGATATCATGCCCTTTCGCACTACGCACCCAGCCCATGTCAGACAAGACAACAGTGATCGGCTCCGATGGCAAAATTTCATGCTCGCTAAGTGCTTTGGCTTCTTCACGCTCTTGCAGCGGCGAACGGCGATCATCACCGTAAGCTTTAGCATCTGCCTGAATTTCTTTTTTAATCAACGTATTCAGACGAGCTTCTGAGCCTAAAATAGCTTGTAACTCATCACGCTCTTTGGCTAGTTCATCCTGTTCACCGCGAATTTTTATCTCTTCGAGTTTCGCTAAGTGACGCAGTTTTAATTCTAAAATTGCTTCGGCTTGGGTATCGCTAATATTAAAGCGCGACATTAAGACGGCTTTTGGCTCATCTTCATTACGAATGATTTCAATGACTTCATCGATATTCAAATAAGCGATGAGTAAACCATCCAAAATATGTAGGCGTCTTAATACTTTTTCTAAACGGTGGTTTAAGCGATTACGTACCGTTTGACGACGATAAGTGATCCACTCAGTGAGGATCTCCACCAGCCCTTTCACTGCCGGACGGTTATCTAAGCCAATCATGTTTAAGTTAACACGGTAGCTTCTTTCAAGATCTGTCGTTGCAAACAAGTGGGTCATTACTTGATCAAGATCCACGCGGTTACTGCGCGGAACGATCACTAAACGCGTTGGATTTTCATGATCCGATTCATCACGCAGATCTTCGACCATTGGCAGCTTTTTCGCGCGCATCTGGTTCGCAATCTGCTCAAGAATTTTAGCGCCAGAAACTTGGTGAGGCAGCGCGGTGATTACCGCATTACCATCTTCTTTTTCCCATACCGCACGCATACGCACTGAGCCACGACCGTTTTGATAAACCTTACGGATATCTTCCGGTGACGAGATAATTTCAGCTTCCGTTGGATAATCAGGCCCCGGAATAAACTGCATGATCTCATCAAGATTTAACTTTGGTTTTTCCAGCAGAGCCACCAGCGCACTTGCCACTTCGCGGGCATTGTGAGGTGGAATATCCGTTGCCATACCCACCGCTATCCCTGTAGTGCCATTTAATAAAATATTTGGCAGACGGGCAGGCAGCATTTTCGGTTCATTTAATGTACCGTCAAAGTTAGGTACCCAATCAACGGTTCCATGTGCTAATTCGCTGAGTAATACTTCCGCATATTTGGATAAACGAGATTCGGTATAACGCATCGCAGCGAAGGATTTCGGATCATCCGGTGCTCCCCAGTTTCCTTGACCGTCAACCAAAGGATAACGATAAGAGAATGGCTGCGCCATTAACACCATCGCTTCATAGCAGGCGCTATCGCCGTGTGGGTGATACTTACCTAATACGTCACCGACGGTTCTGGCTGATTTTTTATATTTTGCCGTGTTGCTCAGCCCCAATTCAGACATGGCATACACAATTCGGCGCTGAACGGGTTTAAGCCCATCACCGATAAATGGCAACGCTCTATCCATGATGACGTACATCGAGTAGTTCAGATAGGCGTTTTCAGTAAAGGTATGAAGCGGTAAACGCTCCACACCGTCATGAGTAATTTCACTCATTCAATACGTTCCTTACTCTTATTCATCCGATTATGATCAGACATCAATTTCTGCCGTATCGCCTTTTTCTTGCAGCCAGTTACGACGATCTTCCGAGCGTTTTTTAGCGAGAAGCATGTCCATCTTCGACATGGTTTCTGTGTAATTATCATCATCGATAGTTAACTGAACAAGGCGGCGAGTATTTGGATCTAACGTCGTTTCACGCAATTGTGGCGGGTTCATTTCACCCAATCCTTTAAAGCGTTGAACGTTAGGTTTGCCCCTTTTACGGCTTAATCTCTCTAGCACCGCATCTTTTTCACTTTCATCTAAAGCGTAGTGAATTTCTTTTCCTAAATCGATACGATAAAGTGGGGGCATCGCCATATAAACGTGCCCTTCTCTTACTAATTTAGGGAAATGGCGAACAAATAAGGCGCACAGCAATGTGGCAATGTGCAGCCCATCGGAGTCCGCATCCGCGAGGATACATACTTTACCGTAGCGGAGCTGAGAAATATCTTCGCTATCAGGATCCATACCAATCGCGACAGAAATATCGTGAACTTCTTGAGAGGCTAAAACCTCGTCAGAAGAGACTTCCCACGTATTGAGGATCTTACCGCGCAGCGGCATGATGGCTTGATATTCACGATCACGAGCTTGCTTCGCCGAGCCCCCCGCTGAGTCCCCTTCCACTAAGAACAGTTCTGTCATGGAGAGGTCTTGAGAGCTACAATCCGCTAATTTACCCGGCAGAGCTGGGCCGCTAGTAAGCTTTTTACGCACGACTTTTTTTGCCGCACGCAAGCGACGCTGGGCGCTAGAAATCGCCATTTCAGCCAATTGCTCAGCAACTTGGACATTCTGATTTAGCCATAAGCTAAAGGCATCTTTCACCACACCGGAAACAAACGCTGCACATTGACGAGAAGAAAGACGCTCTTTCGTCTGCCCTGCAAATTGTGGATCTTGCATTTTCACAGATAAAACATAGGCGCAGCGATCCCAAATATCATCCGCAGATAACTTCACTCCACGCGGCAAAATATTACGGAATTCACAGAATTCTCGCATCGCATCGAGTAAGCCTTGACGTAACCCATTAACGTGAGTACCGCCCTGCGCTGTTGGGATCAAGTTAACGTAGCTTTCAGTTAGTAGCTCGCCACCTTCAGGCAACCATAATAGCGCCCATTGAGCGGCTTCAATTTCAGCAGAGAATTCACCTGTAAATGGCTTGGCAGGCAGTACTTCAAAACCATCTACCGATTCCATTAAGTAGTCGGTTAACCCATCGCTATAGCACCAGTTTTGCTCAGTTTCATTGAGCAGATCCTTAAACGTAATTTGTACGCCAGGGCATAAAACGGCTTTTGCTTTTAAGTTATGAGTTAAACGGGAAACGGAGAAACGCGGGCTATCAAAATAGCTTTCATCAGGCCAGAAATGGACACTGGTTCCGGTGTTGCGTTTGCCACAAGTACCAATGACTTGTAATTCTTCGACTTTTTCGCCATTTTCAAACGCAATTTGATAAACCTGACCATCACGGCGTACTGTGACTTCAATACGCTTTGATAACGCATTGACCACGGAGATACCAACACCGTGCAAACCACCCGAAAATTGATAGTTTTTATTGGAGAATTTTCCCCCAGCATGCAGTTGCCCTAAAATCAGCTCAACTGCGGAGACTTTCATTTCTGGGTGGATATCAACAGGCATACCACGCCCATCATCAATCACTTCGAGGGATTGATCGGGGTATAAAATCACTTGGATGTGTCCGGCATGTCCAGCTAAGGCTTCATCGACACTGTTATCAATTACTTCTTGAGCCAAATGGTTCGGTCGGCTGGTGTCGGTATACATGCCAGGACGACGGCGAACAGGCTCCAAACCACTGAGAACTTCAATGTCCTCTGCGTTATAACTAGATTGAGTCATGTTGTCATTCTGCGGTAATAGATGATTAATTGAACTATACCCTAAATAATTCAAGAAGATTGGGTATATTCAATCAGTGAATTACTGTTGATAATAACAGTGTATTGGCGTTTTCGCACTATTTCTCTGCGTTATCAACCAGAGACAAAAAGCGAATGATCTGCGGGAAATAACGTTCAAACCCAACAAATGCATGATCCCCATCCGGTTCCACCGTTTGCTTACACTCTGAAAGATAGGCAACAGCTTGACGATAATCAAGTACCTCGTCCCCCATTTGCTGCAATAGCCAAAGTAAGTTTGGTGAACGTATCTTTTCGAGATGCAGAGCCTTCAACTCATGCATATGTTTGGGTTCTAACACATACGTTTCATGGGTATATGGATTCGTATTTTCCCCAAGATAATCGCTGAGTAAATCAAACGGACGTACCGCCGGGTTCACTAATACTGCGGGAATTTGGTAGCGCTCAGAAAAATAAATGGAAAAATAACCACCCAATGAGGAACCCACTAAACCGATTGTGTCATGCTGATGTTCGGCAAGGATATCATCGAGTAATTTTGTCGCTTGCTGTGGAAAATTAGGCAATTGCGGAACAATCATGTTGATCTGAGGATAATGCACTGCCAACCACTGTTTCAGATTATTCGCTTTCTCAGACAGTGGAGAACTATTAAACCCGTGAATATACAGTAACGTTACCATTAGTAACCATCTGAATCAAAGTCAGGGCTAAATTCCTGAGTATTTAAACGATAAACTTGGGTTTCAATCACTTTTTCCCCTTGTTCATTCACCATTAGTTCCAGATAGCGCCAGCCCGGTGCGACCGAATCTAAAGCAAAATTGGTGCAGTGTGGCTTAAACTGTACACAGGTCGATGGCGTTGCTAACAGGCGGATACCATGCCAGTTTTCATCCATTTCTTGGTGAATATGTCCGCATAGCATCGCTTTCACATTGGGGTAGTTTTTAAGATAGTCCGCCAAAATATGTGAATTTCGTAAACTGTGCTGATCTAGCCAAGTGCAGCCAGAAGGTAGTGGATGATGATGCAGCATAATCAGTGTCGTGCGTGTCGGCTGCTCATCTAAACACTGTTTCATCCATTCCAGTTGCTGCTCAGAAAGCTCACCGTGAGCAACATCTTGTAATTGGCTATCTAGCATTAAAATTTGCCAATCATCACCAACAAAGACCTGCTTAGCACTCGAAATACCGGCAATTTTTAAGGTGCCTACCATCGCGGGGGGATAATCGTGATTTCCCGGTAGCCAAACGCAAGGTGCAGGAATACGCTCAATCCCAGCCGCAAAATGTTGATAGGCTTTAGGTGATTGGTCTTGAACGAGATCCCCTGTGGCGACAATTAAATCGACAGGTAAGTTTTGTTCTGCAATCGCATCAAGTACCGCCTGATAGCTTCGGTAAGTATTGATCCCTAAAAGGGTGTTTTCCGTATCAGCAAAAAGATGCGTATCAGTAACTTGTAATATTCTAATAACTTTAGGGTTATTAGCAGTCACTTTAAGCTGGCTGTCCAAAGTCTTCCTTTATCCTTAAAAATAGCGCTAAGTATTATCACCTAACCTGTAAAGTGCGTAGGTTACTGATTTTAACCTAACTATCGACTCAATATCTGCTAATCAGCACACACTTCACTAGATTAATGGTTATTTAAATCAGTTTCACCCATTTTTCATGCAGCTTTTGGTGATTCAGTTGTAGCCATTGAATGGCAATCACGGTTGCCGCATTATCAATTTTACCCTCTTCAACCCACTGATAAGCTTGCTCTCGGCTCACTACATGCACTCGAATATCTTCATTTTCCGAAGCCAAGCCATGAATACCTTTTGCCAACGAGCTATCGACCTCTCCAACAAAAACATGAATCCGTTCGCTGGTGCCTCCTGGGCTAGATAAATAGCTAATCGGTTTTTCTATTCGTCCAATGGTGAGGCCTGCTTCTTCCGTTGATTCCCGGCGAACCACCTCTTCGGGGGATTCATTCTCTTCTATCATTCCCGCGACTATCTCTAACAACCATGGCGTTTCGCTTGATTCAAAAGCAGGAAAACGAATTTGCTCGATTAACACGACCTTATCGGTTTGTGGATCATAAGGCAGTATTGCCCCCGCATGCCCTCTTTCAAATACTTCGCGAACAATTTCTTTGCTCCACCCACCTTCAAATAATCGATGTTTAAATCGATATTCAATCATTTGAAAAAAACCGTTAAATAATTTACGCTTAGATATAATTTCAATATCATTTTTACTGTATTTAATCGGGTTTTCGATTTTATTATTCATTGATAGTCTCCTAATCCCTTCATTTTTATACTAACAAAGATGGAAGGATGAAATCAGTTTTTAAGGTTTTTTAACCTTAGATGAGGTAATGTTTAAACAAATTGAGACTAAATGGCACAAAAGGCTACCGTTTTCCGTGCCACACCTCTGTTACAATGTGCGCCATTATTCAAATTTATGAGCAACAATAGGGTCTGTTTTGAGAACGGTCTCTCTTTTCAGAGTTCCAACAGCCTATCATCGTCCTTAACATGATAAGTTTTAGACAACAGGCTCCATATAATTTGCTGTTTAATCAAGGAATCAAAATGAAGAAACTGCTTCCCCTTTTTATTGCGATGAGTTTTGTGGGTCTCAGTGCTAATAGTTACGCAGAAGATTTACTTCAGGTTTACCAAAAATCCAAAGACAGTAACCCGGAACTCAGAAAGTCATTTGCTGAGCGTAATCAGGCTTTTGAGAAAATCAACGAAGCACGTAGCCCGCTGTTACCGCAATTAGGTTTAGGCGCTGGAGCAACCTATGGCAGCGGTTACCGTGATGCAAGCAACACCGAAAGCACGGGTCTTAATGCGTCATTAAAATTGACCCAGACTGTGTTTGACATGTCAAAATGGCGTCAGTTGGATCTTCAAGAAAAAACCGCAGGAATTTCTGATGTTACCTATCAGACAAGCCAGCAACAGCTTATTTTAGATACCGCAACGGCTTATTTTAACGTATTGAAAGCCATTGATGCGTTATCTTACATCCAAGCCAACAAAGAAGCGGTTTACCGCCAGTTAGACCAAACAACACAACGTTTTAACGTCGGCTTAGTCGCAATCACTGACGTACAAAACGCCCGTGCAAATTACGATAGCGTGATTGCACAAGAAGTCGCTGGTCGCAATGATTTAGTTAACGCGGTTGAAAAACTTCGCCAAGTCAGCGGTGTTTACTATAGCCAGTTAGCTTCTTTAAATATTGACCGTTTCAAAACTGCTAATCCAGAAGATGTTGAGTCTATCTTAAAAGAAGCTGAACAGCGTAACCTGAGCTTACTGAGTGCCCGTTTAGCGCAAGACGTTTCTCGTGAAAACATCCGTTTAGCGGAAACTGGCCATATGCCGACCGTAGGCCTAGATGCATCCACTAGCGTTGCAAACTCTTACCAGCATGGTAGTGGTTATGATCGTTCTGGTGGCGCAAATAACAGCTACAATGGTCAAAACAGTATTGGCTTAACATTAAGCCTGCCTTTATATTCTGGCGGAGCAGTAAGTTCACAAGTTGAACAAGCTCAATATGGTTTCCAAAGTGCTAGCGAACAACTGGAAAGCGTTTACCGTAACGTAATCCAATTAGTTCGTTCATCGTATAACAACGTGACATCATCAATCAGTAGCATCAACGCTTATAAACAAGTTGTTGTTTCAGCGCAAAGCTCATTAGATGCAATGGAAGCTGGCTACCAAGTGGGAACTCGTACCATCGTTGATGTGTTAACAGCAACAACTGCGCTGTATCAAGCGAAGCAAAACCTGTCTAACGCCCGTTACGATTATATGATCAACCAACTGAATATCGAATTTGCACGTGGTACGTTAAACGAAGATGATATTGCTCGTTTAAATGCCAGCTTAGGTAAAGAGATCCAAACTTCACCTGACAGCATTATTCGCAACTCGACTGCACCAAAAATTAAATAATCATTTAATTTAGTCGATGAAAATAGCTCGCTCAAATGGCGGGCTATTTTTTTAGCTCTATCACCCAAGCGCTTATTTTGAAATAACGCGAATTTGTCTGTTCTCTAAATAATGAATAACTTACCGTATTATTTGTTCACCTAATTCTTAAAATTCAGTCAATTCTGACTAAGGTTAATTGCAACCATAGTCAAAAAATCATCATAATTAATTTATTGATATCAAAGAAAAATAGGAATTACTCGGTATTAGATTTCACCAACAACATGTAAAAATGGAATCAATTTCGCTAAATCCATCATTTCCCATTATTTGTGCAGCATTTGTACTTTAATTTTTATCCTATATCCCCTATTCTAAGGGCAACATCTCGAACCTCTTACTTATTATTCATTCAAGGTAATTACCATGACCATGAAGCGTACCAAAAATATTAATCAGAACGCCTTCCGTAAGTCTTGGCGCTCATACCGTTTAGCCCCTGTCGCTGTTGCGGTCAGTGCTGTATTTATGCTGTCTGCGTGTGAAGAGAGCGATGAAACCGTATCTCTGTACACTAACGCGCAAGACTGTAGCCAAGCAAATCCATCTCAAGCAGAGCAATGCACCCTTGCGTATAACAACGCATTGAATGAGGCCGCTAAAACGGCTCCAAAATACGCAACTCAAGAAGATTGTGTAGCGGAATTTGGTGAAGCAATGTGTACTCAGGCACCAGCTCAGGCAGGCATTGCAGGTACAAGCACACCAGCAGCCGGCGAGCCAGCAGCTCAACCACAAAGCAGTGGTAGCATGTGGATGCCATTAATGATGGGCTACATGATGGGCCGTATGATGGGCGGTGGTGCGCCATCTCAACCATTGTTTAGCTCTAAAAACCCAGCAAGCCCAGCAAATGGTAAATTTGTTGATTCGACGGGTAAAAGTTATGGTCCAGCCGTTGCTGGCGGTCGTTCAATGAGCGTACCAAAAACCGCTATGGCACCAAAACCAGCCACCACCTCTACCATTACTCGTGGCGGCTTCGGTGATACAGTCAACAAACAAGCGACAGCACAACGTTCATCTTCGTCCGCGAAATCTAGCTCATCCTCTTCCCGTTCAATGGGTGGTTGATAAGTAATGAAACGTGTTCCTATTGTAGAGCGCCCTAACTGGCGTGAAAAAGCGGATGAGTTTGGTTTTCACTTCCACACTATGTACGGCGAACCGTACTGGTCTGAAGATGCCTATTACCAATTCACGCTAGCGCAAGTTGAAGAAATTGAAGAAGCTACCTCTGAAATTCACCAAATGTGCTTAAAAGTGGTTGAGCGCGTTGTTGAAAGCGATGAGTTACTCGCTCGCTTTCAAATTCCTAAACATTGTTGGGAATTTGTCCGTAGTTCGTGGAAAAGTGAGCAACCTTCATTATATTCCCGTCTCGACTTAGCTTACGATGGTGTCAATCCACCTAAGTTACTGGAAAATAATGCAGATACACCAACGTCACTGTATGAATCAGCGTTCTTCCAATGGATTTGGTTAGAAGATCAAATCGAGGCTGGAAAACTGCCAGAAAATGCTGACCAGTTTAACAGCATTCAAGAGCAACTGATTGAACGTTTTGGTGAGCTTAAAGATCAATACGGTTTCCGCTTGCTACATATGGCTTGTTGCCAAGATACCGAAGAAGATCGTGGTACAGTACAATATCTGCAAGACTGTGCGAATGAAGCTGGCGTAGCGACCGAATTCCTGTATATGGATGAAATCGGGCTGGGTGAAAAAGGTGAATTCACCGATACACAAGATCAGGTCATTAGTAACCTGTTCAAACTGTATCCATGGGAATTTATGCTCAGAGAAATTTTCTCAACCAAGCTGCAAGATGCGGGTGTACGTTGGTTAGAGCCTGCATGGAAAAGCATTATTTCCAACAAGGCGTTGCTACCAATGTTATGGGAAATGTTCCCTGACCATCCAAACTTGTTACCAGCCTACTTTGCGGATGGTAATAAACCAGAGCTTGAAAGCTATGTGATTAAACCGCTATTTTCTCGTGAAGGTGCGAATATTCGTGTCATCGAAAATGGCAAAGAAATCGCCTCTGCGGATGGCCCTTATGGTGAAGAAGGGATGATTATCCAGCAATTCCACTCACTGCCAAAATTTGAAGGCAGCTATACATTAGTGGGAAGCTGGTTAGTTAACGACCAACCTGCGGGCATCTGTATTCGCGAAGATAAAGAGCTGATTACTCAGGATTTATCTCGTTTCTACCCCCATATCATTATCGACTAGTATTTCGTAGTTTGATAAAAACAGGGTATCTGACAAAAAGAAAGCGGCAACGAACTATTTCGTGCCGCTTTCTTATTTTCTGTTTTAAGTATTAACCAATTTGAAAGTATTAACCGATTTGCACTGACAACATGCTCAGCGATGCGGAAACAATGCCCTCTACAGGCGTACTTATCCCTTCTTCACCATCCCAAGTTCCTAAAATAGGCAAGATAGGTAAAAAGTGTTCCGGTGATGGGTTCGATAACTTACCATCTTCACGATCTAACCCTTTAGTGAGTGGATGCGGCTGCTCGTGACTGCGTAAATTGTCATACACAAACTGCTCAAAAGAGGTCGCCCAAGGATAAGGCACTGCATTTGCATTTTGCCAATCCATTGCTCTTAAATTATGAACCACGTTACCGCTGCCCATAATCAATACCCCTTCATCTCGTAATACCGCCAGCTTTTTACCCAACTCATAATGCCAAGCAGCTGGCTTCGTACCATCAATACTGAGCTGAACCACAGGGATATCCGCTTGAGGATACATACGGACTAAAATTTCCCATGTACCGTGATCAAGTCCCCACTCCTCTTTATCTTGATAAATTGGCTCTGGAGACAATAATTCAGCTACCTGTTTAGCCAGTTCTGGAGAGCCCGGTGCTGGATATTCAATTTGGTATAAAGCTTCAGGGAAACCACCAAAATCATGGATAGTTTTCGGTTTAACCATCGCGGTGATAGCCGTTCCACGGGTATACCAATGTGCTGAGATCACTAAAATCGCACGCGGTCTAGGCAAGGTTTTACCCAGTTTTTCCCATGCTTCAGTATACGAATTATGGTTAATCGCGTTCATCGGGCTACCATGACCGATAAATACCGCAGGCATTCGATGGGTTAAGTGTTGGTTATTTGTCGACATGATGACCTCAATTCCACTAAAAGGATAATGAATATCAGCATACCCTTTTTTAGAAAAAACACAGTGGGGGAATTATGAGAATGATCATCAAAAAATTTGAATAGGCCACAAAGGTGTGCAACTTTGTGGCCGATGACTCTGTATGCAAAACGTTTTAAAAACCTAGCAAATTAGCTGGCTTTTTTTTCCAACTGAAGGCGATAGTTAACTAAGTCTTCGATAGTCACAACGGTCATATTGTGCTCGCGAGCAAACTTCACCACATCTGGCGCACGCGCCATGCTGCCATCATCATTGGTTAACTCACACAGTACTCCAGCGGGTTTGAAACCTGCCAGTACAGCTAAATCAATTGTCGCTTCGGTATGACCACGGCGAGTTAATACACCACCCTCACGAGCGCGCAGAGGGAATACGTGACCTGGACGGTTAATATCCGCAGGTACTGCGTTATCCGCAATTGCGGTTTTAATTGTCGTGATACGGTCAGCCGCAGAAACGCCTGTCGTCACGCCTTTTGCCGCTTCGATAGTGACCGTAAAACCCGTTTGGTTTTGGCTGGTGTTTTTTTCCACCATCATCGAAATATCAAGCTGCTTACGGCGTTCTTCCGTAATACACAGGCACACAATGCCGCTGCTATAGCGAATGGTCATTGCCATTTGCTCTGTGGTCATGGTTTCTGCTGCAAACACTAAGTCACCTTCATTCTCACGATCTTCATCATCGAGAACTAAGATACCTTTGCCTTGGCGCAGGGCTTCAATTGCATTTTCAACACGCTCGGTAGGATTACCGAATTCGGAAAGTAGCGTCTGATTCATGGTAAAAACCTTCTTAAATTAACAATATTTGAGTTACCAGAACCAGGGCAGTCTTAGGAGTACGAGAAATGAATAAACACAACGACTTAACAGCCGTTTCGCCATTCAATATGTAGAACAATGTTGCACCTAAAAGGTACAAACATGCAGATACAGTGATTCTCTCCCATCCGGACTATGACCGTCGGCTCCAGATTCACACTGGATCTGCTGACCTTTCCTATCCATGACAATAATGCCAAAGATAACAAAGCG
The Providencia alcalifaciens DNA segment above includes these coding regions:
- the ribB gene encoding 3,4-dihydroxy-2-butanone-4-phosphate synthase; this encodes MNQTLLSEFGNPTERVENAIEALRQGKGILVLDDEDRENEGDLVFAAETMTTEQMAMTIRYSSGIVCLCITEERRKQLDISMMVEKNTSQNQTGFTVTIEAAKGVTTGVSAADRITTIKTAIADNAVPADINRPGHVFPLRAREGGVLTRRGHTEATIDLAVLAGFKPAGVLCELTNDDGSMARAPDVVKFAREHNMTVVTIEDLVNYRLQLEKKAS